The nucleotide sequence GCCGGCCGAGTGGGAACCGCACGCGGCCACGTGGCTCGCCTGGCCACATAACCCCAACACGTGGCCGGGTAAGTTCGCCCCCGTGCCAGACATCTACATCGCCATGGTGCGTGCGCTCGCCGCGTATGAACAGGTCAACATCTGCGTGAACGATGCCGACATGGCAGAGCAGGTGCGCCAATCGCTCACCGCCGCTGGAGTAAACCTGCACCGCGTCTCTCTGGCGCAGATTCCCACGAACGACACTTGGGCACGCGACCACGGACCGATTTTTCTCACCCGTCAGCACGGCTCCTGTGAGGAACTCGCCGTCACGGATTGGATCTTCAATTCGTGGGGGCAAAAGTACGGACCCTGGGATCTCGACGATATCGTGCCACAGCGGATTGCCGCGCGTTTGCAGGTGCCGATTTTCGCGCCCGGCATCGTCATGGAGGGTGGCTCTATCGACGTGAACGGCTGCGGCGCTCTTCTCACTACCGAAGCCTGCTTGCTGAATCCGAACCGCAATCCGTCACTGACCAAGTCAGAGATCGAGACCTATCTGTGCGCATACTTAGGAGTCCAGAAAATCCTGTGGCTGGGAGACGGCATCGTCGGAGACGACACCGACGGGCATATTGACGACTTGGCCCGGTTCGTCGATCCGACCACGGTCGTCTGCGTGGTTGAAGACGATCCCGCCGATACGAATTACGCATTGTTGCAAGACAACTGGCAACGGCTGCAACACCTGACCGACCAAGATAGCCGCTCGCTTCGCACCGTTCGGCTGCCCATGCCCAGCCCCGTCGAATATGACGGCAATCGCTTGCCGGCCAGTTACGCCAATTTTTATATCGCCAACAATCTCGTGCTTGTCCCAACCTACGACTGCCCCAACGATGGGTGCGCACTGGCCATTCTGCAGGAATTATTTCCTTCGCGGCACGTGATTGGCCTTCCCTGCACCGATCTCGTGTGGGGTCTCGGGGCCATTCACTGCGTCACTCAACAACAACCGGCCATCAGTTAATCCACTATGTATGAAAAGACGCTCCATCGATTTCTTCGTCTCACGCCGGCGCGAAACAG is from Deltaproteobacteria bacterium and encodes:
- a CDS encoding agmatine deiminase family protein, which gives rise to MPAEWEPHAATWLAWPHNPNTWPGKFAPVPDIYIAMVRALAAYEQVNICVNDADMAEQVRQSLTAAGVNLHRVSLAQIPTNDTWARDHGPIFLTRQHGSCEELAVTDWIFNSWGQKYGPWDLDDIVPQRIAARLQVPIFAPGIVMEGGSIDVNGCGALLTTEACLLNPNRNPSLTKSEIETYLCAYLGVQKILWLGDGIVGDDTDGHIDDLARFVDPTTVVCVVEDDPADTNYALLQDNWQRLQHLTDQDSRSLRTVRLPMPSPVEYDGNRLPASYANFYIANNLVLVPTYDCPNDGCALAILQELFPSRHVIGLPCTDLVWGLGAIHCVTQQQPAIS